The following coding sequences are from one Ornithorhynchus anatinus isolate Pmale09 chromosome 11, mOrnAna1.pri.v4, whole genome shotgun sequence window:
- the CBLN1 gene encoding cerebellin-1: MPGAPELLLLLLGAAAWLAGPARGQNETEPIVLEGKCLVVCDSNPTSDPTGTALGISVRSGSAKVAFSAIRSTNHEPSEMSNRTMIIYFDQVLVNIGSNFDSERSTFISPRKGIYSFNFHVVKVYNRQTIQVSLMLNGWPVISAFAGDQDVTREAASNGVLIQMEKGDRAYLKLERGNLMGGWKYSTFSGFLVFPL, translated from the exons ATGCCGGGCGCcccggagctgctgctgctgctgctgggggcgGCGGCCTGGCTGGCCGGTCCGGCCCGCGGCCAGAACGAGACGGAGCCCATCGTCCTGGAGGGCAAGTGCCTGGTGGTCTGCGACTCCAATCCCACGTCCGACCCCACGGGCACGGCGCTGGGCATCTCCGTGCGCTCGGGGAGCGCCAAGGTGGCTTTCTCCGCCATCCGGAGCACCAACCACGAGCCCAGCGAGATGAGCAACCGCACCATGATCATCTACTTCGACCAG GTACTAGTGAACATCGGCAGCAACTTCGACTCGGAGCGCAGCACTTTCATCTCCCCGCGGAAAGGGATTTACAGTTTCAACTTCCACGTGGTGAAAGTCTACAACAGACAGACCATCCAG GTGAGCCTGATGCTGAACGGCTGGCCGGTGATCTCGGCCTTTGCCGGGGACCAGGATGTGACCCGGGAGGCGGCCAGCAACGGCGTCCTGAtccagatggagaagggggaccGGGCCTACCTCAAACTGGAGCGGGGAAACTTGATGGGAGGCTGGAAATATTCTACCTTCTCTGGATTTCTCGTGTTCCCTCTCTAA